Proteins found in one Mucilaginibacter gracilis genomic segment:
- a CDS encoding IS982 family transposase, translating to MHVLKDVLGHELPSTGNIRRPGPVPKFTDLDLVVLSLTAECMGIDSENLLFNQLNSTYKKDFPFLISRRQYNDRRKSLFWLIEVIRVKLSDKLNEMAEVFCVDSMPLEICKLARAERNTMVKTLEYYSPDKGYCASKKDYYFGYKIHATCSVSGVIKLFDLTKASVHDVHFLNDIRHVFKNSLITGDRGYIGHKDYLWNESRICLETPYRGNQKGKPRIMHELRRIRKRIETVFSQLVDQFMIQRNYAKSFWGYRVRILSKVSGLTILQYINKLNNKPIGRVKYSLL from the coding sequence ATGCATGTTTTAAAAGATGTTTTAGGACATGAATTACCATCAACTGGTAATATAAGGCGACCGGGGCCGGTGCCTAAGTTTACGGATTTAGATTTAGTAGTATTGAGTTTAACGGCAGAGTGTATGGGGATAGACAGTGAGAACTTGCTTTTTAACCAACTAAATTCAACATATAAAAAAGATTTTCCATTTTTAATTAGCCGGCGGCAATACAATGACCGACGTAAATCATTATTTTGGCTTATAGAGGTAATAAGAGTTAAGTTATCAGATAAATTAAATGAAATGGCTGAGGTTTTTTGCGTTGATTCAATGCCATTGGAAATATGTAAATTAGCTAGAGCTGAACGGAATACTATGGTTAAGACATTAGAGTACTATTCCCCAGACAAGGGGTATTGCGCTTCTAAAAAAGATTATTACTTTGGGTATAAGATTCATGCTACTTGTTCAGTTTCTGGCGTTATAAAGCTATTTGATCTAACCAAAGCTTCTGTTCATGACGTTCATTTCTTAAATGACATAAGGCATGTATTTAAAAATTCCTTGATAACTGGCGATAGGGGATATATAGGGCATAAAGATTACTTATGGAATGAATCAAGGATATGCCTTGAAACACCATATAGGGGAAATCAAAAAGGGAAACCTAGAATAATGCATGAATTGCGCAGAATAAGAAAACGCATCGAGACAGTATTTTCTCAGTTGGTAGATCAGTTTATGATTCAGCGGAATTATGCAAAGAGTTTTTGGGGGTATAGGGTTAGGATACTATCTAAGGTATCTGGATTGACTATACTACAGTACATAAACAAGTTGAATAATAAACCAATTGGGCGAGTTAAATATTCTTTGTTATAA
- a CDS encoding LOG family protein, protein MTSEEKIRQAFENKNWQEIKVTDSWQIFKIMAEFVDGFEKMAKIGPCVSIFGSARTKNDNPYYTLSETAARLLTERGYGVISGGGPGIMEAANKGAYEAGGKSVGLNIELPFEQFHNKYIDRDKVMQFDYFFVRKVMFMKYSQGFIILPGGFGTMDESFEAITLIQTGKIARFPIVFVGTDYWGGLFKWIEDKMLNTENNIKADDLNLYRLVDTAEEAVEHIFRFYDKYVLKPNF, encoded by the coding sequence ATGACAAGTGAAGAAAAAATCAGACAGGCGTTTGAAAACAAAAACTGGCAGGAAATTAAAGTAACTGATAGCTGGCAGATTTTTAAAATTATGGCCGAATTTGTTGACGGCTTCGAAAAAATGGCCAAAATTGGCCCGTGTGTATCCATTTTTGGATCGGCGCGTACAAAAAACGATAATCCATATTATACATTATCCGAAACTGCGGCCCGCTTACTAACCGAGCGTGGTTATGGTGTAATATCGGGCGGCGGCCCCGGCATTATGGAAGCTGCCAACAAAGGTGCTTACGAAGCCGGTGGTAAATCGGTAGGGTTAAACATTGAATTACCTTTTGAGCAATTCCACAATAAATATATCGACAGAGATAAAGTGATGCAGTTTGATTACTTTTTTGTGAGGAAGGTAATGTTTATGAAATATTCGCAAGGCTTTATCATCCTTCCGGGTGGTTTTGGCACTATGGACGAATCTTTTGAAGCCATCACCCTTATCCAAACCGGTAAAATTGCCCGTTTCCCTATTGTATTTGTAGGTACCGATTATTGGGGCGGCCTGTTTAAATGGATTGAAGACAAAATGCTGAATACCGAAAACAACATTAAGGCCGACGATTTGAACCTCTACAGGTTGGTTGATACCGCCGAAGAAGCTGTTGAACACATCTTCCGTTTTTACGATAAGTATGTTTTGAAACCAAACTTTTAA
- a CDS encoding sodium:solute symporter — protein MSPAILLSFIIGYFLVLIVISFLTSRKSSDNDTFFVANRNSKWYLVAFGMIGTALSGVTFISVPGKVGAPSGDQFAYFQFILGNAAGFIIIATVLLPLYYRLKLTSIYSYIEGALGTWSYKTAAAIFLISRTIGSAFRLYLVVIVLQKFIFDSYHIPFAATVLICLILIWLYTYKGGLKTIIITDSLQTFFLVSSVFLSIYFICRSLNMNVFEAADAIKNSSYSKIFFFSNLLGSKFHFAKQFFGGLFITIAMVGLDQDLMQKNLSCKNIGEAQKNMFSFTTVFVIINIFFLSVGALLYMYAQKNGITVAKTDYLYPTIALNYLGLIPAVVFMLGLTAATFATTDSALTALTTSFCVDFLNFNKRADVNSKANISARHYVHIAFSGLMFLTIIIFNSINNDAVVSAIFKVASYTYGPLLGLYCFGLFVSSRQVKDKLVPFICLISPAVCYYLSMNSKTLLGGYVFDNELIIVNGLITFVGLWITSSKKVGVVLG, from the coding sequence ATGTCACCAGCAATACTTCTCTCCTTTATCATCGGTTACTTTCTCGTGTTGATCGTGATCTCGTTTTTAACATCGCGAAAATCATCGGATAACGATACCTTTTTTGTGGCTAACCGCAACTCTAAATGGTATTTGGTAGCCTTTGGTATGATAGGCACGGCTTTAAGCGGGGTTACCTTTATATCCGTTCCCGGCAAGGTTGGCGCACCCAGTGGCGATCAGTTTGCGTATTTCCAGTTTATATTGGGTAATGCGGCAGGCTTTATCATTATAGCTACGGTATTGCTGCCGCTTTATTACCGCTTAAAGCTCACATCAATATACAGTTATATTGAGGGGGCCTTAGGCACCTGGAGTTATAAAACTGCGGCGGCTATATTTTTAATCAGCCGGACAATTGGCTCGGCATTCAGGTTGTACCTGGTGGTTATTGTATTGCAGAAATTTATTTTCGACAGTTATCACATCCCTTTTGCAGCAACGGTATTAATTTGTTTGATATTAATTTGGCTATACACTTACAAAGGCGGACTAAAAACCATCATCATTACCGATAGCTTGCAAACCTTTTTTTTGGTATCGTCGGTATTCTTGTCCATCTATTTTATTTGCCGTAGTTTAAACATGAATGTTTTTGAGGCGGCGGATGCTATTAAAAACAGCAGTTACTCTAAAATATTTTTCTTCAGCAATTTGCTGGGTAGTAAATTTCACTTTGCAAAGCAATTTTTTGGCGGCCTGTTTATCACCATTGCAATGGTGGGCCTGGATCAGGATTTGATGCAGAAAAACCTGAGCTGCAAAAACATTGGCGAAGCACAAAAAAACATGTTCAGCTTCACCACGGTATTTGTAATTATCAATATCTTTTTTTTAAGCGTGGGTGCTTTGTTATACATGTATGCACAAAAAAACGGCATCACGGTAGCCAAAACCGACTACCTATACCCTACCATTGCCCTAAACTACCTGGGCTTAATACCCGCCGTAGTTTTTATGCTTGGCCTAACGGCAGCAACCTTTGCCACTACAGATTCGGCACTGACGGCACTAACCACATCATTTTGTGTAGATTTTTTAAATTTTAACAAACGTGCCGACGTAAACAGCAAAGCCAATATAAGCGCGCGGCATTACGTACACATAGCCTTTTCGGGATTAATGTTTTTAACCATCATTATTTTTAACTCCATTAATAACGATGCCGTGGTGAGTGCCATATTTAAAGTAGCATCGTACACCTACGGGCCCCTGCTTGGCCTTTACTGTTTTGGCTTGTTTGTAAGCAGCAGGCAGGTTAAAGATAAACTGGTGCCCTTCATCTGCCTCATATCGCCGGCAGTATGCTATTATTTAAGCATGAACTCTAAAACATTATTAGGCGGTTATGTTTTTGATAACGAACTCATTATTGTAAACGGCCTTATTACCTTTGTGGGCTTATGGATAACATCGTCAAAGAAGGTTGGTGTAGTTCTTGGTTGA
- a CDS encoding four helix bundle protein, with product MSCIFYTSQIKRAADSVVLNIAEGSTGQTKPVFKQFLGYSLRSAIEVVSCLFIAKKRDYLKQDQFSQLYSDYEILVKMITTLRNSLN from the coding sequence ATGAGTTGCATATTCTACACATCGCAAATTAAACGTGCAGCCGATTCGGTGGTGTTAAATATAGCCGAAGGCTCAACCGGACAAACCAAACCTGTATTCAAACAATTTTTGGGATATTCGCTTAGGTCGGCGATAGAAGTGGTAAGTTGTTTATTTATTGCTAAGAAACGAGACTACCTAAAACAGGATCAATTTTCTCAGCTATACTCTGACTACGAAATACTTGTTAAAATGATTACTACTTTAAGAAATTCACTCAATTAA
- the recR gene encoding recombination mediator RecR, whose translation MNFSSKLLETAVGEFSKLPGVGQKTALRLVLHLLNQDKDEVEAFSKAISKLRNEIQFCGVCHNISDLTLCEICSAPKRDRSLVCVVEDTRDVMAIENTSQYNGLYHVLGALISPMDGIGPSDLEVDSLVERMRTDEVKEVIFALSATMEGDTTIFYLHKRLKDFNINISTIARGIAFGGELEYVDEITLGRSITTRVPYDGVTAK comes from the coding sequence ATGAACTTTTCGTCGAAGTTATTGGAGACGGCAGTTGGCGAATTTAGCAAACTGCCCGGGGTAGGGCAAAAAACCGCTTTAAGATTGGTACTGCATTTATTAAATCAGGATAAGGATGAGGTGGAGGCATTTAGCAAGGCCATTAGTAAATTAAGGAACGAGATACAGTTTTGCGGTGTGTGCCATAATATTTCGGACTTGACTTTGTGCGAAATATGCTCGGCACCCAAGCGCGACCGCTCGCTGGTTTGCGTGGTGGAAGATACCCGCGATGTGATGGCCATTGAAAATACCAGCCAGTATAATGGTTTGTACCATGTATTGGGTGCGTTAATTTCGCCAATGGATGGTATTGGCCCTTCGGATTTGGAAGTAGATTCGCTTGTGGAACGTATGCGCACCGATGAGGTTAAAGAGGTGATATTTGCCCTTAGTGCCACAATGGAAGGCGATACCACCATATTTTACCTGCATAAACGATTGAAAGATTTTAACATCAATATATCAACCATAGCCCGTGGCATTGCCTTTGGCGGCGAACTGGAATATGTTGACGAGATAACCCTTGGCCGTTCCATAACAACCCGTGTGCCTTATGATGGCGTTACGGCAAAATAA
- a CDS encoding SDR family oxidoreductase, with the protein MSFNNKVVIITGASSGIGKALATEFAARGANLILAARQYVTLCEIAQSLQQQYNIKAVAVQCDVSVEEDCKLLIKQTMATFGRIDVLINNAGISMRALFNDADLAVLKKLMDVNFWGTVYCTKYALPQIISTKGSVVGVSSIAGYKGLPGRTGYSASKFAMNGFLDSLRIENLKTGVHVMTACPGFTASNIRNTALAKDGSQQGESSMDESKMMTSEEVAKLIANGVESRKRTLILTFQGKLTVFLSKILPSFLDKMVYNVFAKEKDPLLK; encoded by the coding sequence ATGAGCTTCAATAACAAAGTAGTTATAATAACGGGTGCATCAAGCGGGATAGGTAAAGCCCTGGCTACCGAGTTTGCAGCCCGCGGTGCTAACCTGATACTGGCGGCACGCCAATACGTTACCCTGTGCGAAATTGCCCAAAGCTTGCAACAGCAGTACAACATTAAAGCGGTAGCCGTACAGTGCGACGTATCTGTTGAGGAGGATTGTAAATTATTAATAAAGCAAACCATGGCTACCTTTGGCCGTATTGATGTATTGATAAATAATGCAGGCATATCTATGCGGGCCCTTTTTAACGATGCCGACTTAGCCGTGCTTAAAAAACTAATGGATGTTAACTTTTGGGGAACGGTTTATTGTACCAAATATGCGTTGCCGCAAATTATCAGCACAAAAGGCAGCGTAGTTGGCGTATCGTCAATTGCGGGGTATAAAGGTTTGCCGGGCCGGACCGGCTATTCGGCATCTAAATTTGCTATGAATGGTTTTTTGGATTCGTTACGGATTGAGAACCTTAAAACCGGCGTACATGTGATGACGGCTTGCCCAGGCTTTACGGCTTCCAACATCCGTAACACCGCCCTGGCTAAAGACGGAAGCCAGCAAGGCGAAAGTAGTATGGATGAATCAAAAATGATGACATCCGAAGAGGTAGCCAAACTCATAGCCAATGGTGTTGAATCGCGCAAGCGCACCCTTATCCTCACCTTCCAGGGTAAGTTAACGGTTTTTTTAAGCAAAATTTTACCCTCATTTTTAGATAAAATGGTTTATAATGTGTTTGCGAAGGAAAAGGATCCGTTGTTGAAATAA
- a CDS encoding DUF4184 family protein, with product MPLTFSHPAIVLPLSYLPKRWVSLTGLIAGSVAPDFEYFFRMKVESIYSHTWLGLLWFDLPVSLMLVFIYHDVVKAQFIANLPVALTSRFSQYISFNWNKYFIKNIPVVTLSIMVGCASHLFWDSFTHASGYFVILWNMSTPVSLFSVQLPLYKIIQHLSTLLGGLVIIAAIYKMPTGNLRLKSNKAFYWLTVIGVTCTVIVFRIWLSLNIHQYWNVLVTAISASIAGVVLASVLVNRFDNFLKVVKS from the coding sequence TTGCCCTTAACCTTTTCTCATCCGGCAATAGTTTTACCGCTAAGTTATTTACCCAAACGCTGGGTATCGTTAACCGGATTGATAGCAGGTAGTGTGGCTCCCGATTTTGAATATTTTTTTAGGATGAAGGTTGAAAGTATTTACAGCCACACCTGGCTCGGGCTTTTATGGTTTGATTTACCCGTGAGCCTAATGCTCGTTTTTATTTATCACGATGTAGTAAAAGCTCAATTTATAGCTAACTTACCTGTAGCTTTAACAAGCCGCTTTTCTCAATACATTTCTTTCAATTGGAATAAGTATTTTATAAAAAATATCCCGGTAGTAACACTATCCATTATGGTTGGTTGTGCCTCGCATTTGTTTTGGGATAGCTTTACGCATGCAAGCGGCTACTTTGTTATCCTTTGGAATATGAGTACGCCTGTATCTTTGTTTTCGGTGCAATTACCGTTGTACAAAATTATTCAACATTTAAGCACGTTATTGGGTGGCTTGGTTATTATAGCAGCCATTTATAAAATGCCGACAGGTAACTTGCGGTTAAAAAGTAATAAAGCATTTTACTGGCTAACCGTAATAGGAGTAACTTGCACAGTTATCGTGTTTAGAATATGGCTATCGCTAAACATTCACCAATACTGGAATGTTTTGGTTACCGCCATTTCGGCAAGTATTGCGGGTGTTGTTTTGGCCTCCGTATTGGTGAATAGATTTGACAACTTTTTAAAAGTTGTCAAATCTTAG
- a CDS encoding L-threonylcarbamoyladenylate synthase yields the protein MLIKIYPENPNEKTIEQVVQVLKRGGIIIYPTDTVYGLGCDITNHRAIEAICKIRHIKPEKANFSFICYDLSHISDYIKPIDNETFRVLKKALPGAFTFIFNANSHVPKLLSSNKKTVGIRVPNNNIARCIVKMLGNPILSTSIHDDDDIMEYSTDPELIHEKYENLVDLVIDGGYGDNVPSTVVDCTTGEFEIIREGKGNLDMYL from the coding sequence ATGCTAATTAAAATATACCCCGAAAACCCTAACGAAAAAACCATTGAGCAAGTAGTGCAGGTTTTAAAACGCGGGGGCATCATCATTTATCCTACCGATACCGTATATGGTTTGGGCTGCGATATTACCAACCACAGAGCAATTGAGGCAATTTGCAAAATAAGGCATATCAAGCCCGAGAAAGCTAACTTTTCGTTTATATGTTACGATTTGAGCCACATCTCGGATTATATTAAGCCTATTGATAACGAAACCTTCCGTGTACTTAAAAAGGCTTTACCAGGCGCATTTACGTTTATTTTTAACGCCAACAGCCATGTACCCAAACTGCTGAGTTCGAATAAAAAAACGGTAGGTATACGCGTGCCCAATAACAATATTGCGCGCTGCATTGTAAAAATGCTGGGTAACCCCATCCTATCCACATCTATACATGATGATGACGACATTATGGAATACTCAACCGACCCCGAATTGATTCATGAGAAATACGAAAACCTGGTTGACCTGGTGATTGACGGCGGCTACGGCGATAACGTACCCAGCACCGTAGTTGATTGCACCACCGGCGAGTTTGAAATAATACGCGAAGGCAAGGGGAACCTGGATATGTATTTGTAA
- a CDS encoding YceI family protein, translating to MATTKWVLDPMHSEVQFKIKHLVISTVTGSFKTFEGSVETEGDTFEGATVEFSLDVASIDTNQEQRDGHLKSAEFFDAETYPKITFKSTSLTTDTLTGDLTIKDITKPVTLDVDFGGTATDFYGNLKAGFEVSGKINRKEFGLVWDGVTEAGAIVLGADVKLNINVQFAKQA from the coding sequence ATGGCAACTACAAAGTGGGTATTAGACCCAATGCACTCTGAAGTACAATTCAAGATCAAACATTTGGTGATCTCGACAGTAACAGGTTCATTTAAAACATTTGAAGGCAGCGTTGAAACCGAAGGTGATACCTTTGAAGGCGCTACAGTAGAGTTTTCGTTAGATGTGGCGAGCATTGATACCAACCAGGAACAACGCGACGGGCATTTAAAATCGGCTGAGTTTTTTGATGCTGAAACTTATCCTAAAATAACCTTCAAATCAACTTCGCTTACCACCGATACCTTAACCGGCGACCTTACTATTAAAGATATAACCAAACCGGTTACATTAGATGTTGATTTTGGTGGTACCGCTACCGATTTTTATGGTAACTTAAAAGCAGGCTTTGAAGTAAGCGGCAAAATTAACCGTAAAGAATTTGGCCTGGTATGGGATGGTGTAACCGAAGCCGGAGCTATTGTTTTAGGTGCCGATGTTAAATTGAACATCAACGTACAATTTGCTAAACAAGCTTAA
- a CDS encoding sulfate adenylyltransferase subunit 1, producing MDILKFLTAGSVDDGKSTLIGRLLYDSESILADQLEALQNSNRKNDDGTIDLAILTDGLKAEREQGITIDVAYKYFQTEKRKFIIADTPGHIQYTRNMVTGASNADLAIILIDARKGVIEQTIRHSYLVSLLGLPHVVVAVNKMDMVDYDEEVFNNIVKNYRAMAAKLNLGEITYIPVSALKGDNIVYKSDRITWYAGKSLLNHLETVKIAVDDSTDHARMPVQWVIRPQTDELHDYRGYAGRVLSGSFRVNDKVTVLPSGFSSTISLIEIFDKQPQEATAGQSVTLHLTDEIDISRGDILVNAAYQPKVAQLIQADVCWMDTKPIDQSLTYLVQHNSKITRCKIAEILYKVNINTLEKVETDVFNLNDIGSIIIKTAEPLAFDAYQDNKANGGAIIIDSRTNLTVGALMFRAIAD from the coding sequence ATGGACATATTAAAATTTTTAACTGCTGGTAGTGTTGATGATGGTAAAAGCACATTAATTGGGCGTTTACTGTACGATAGTGAATCTATTTTGGCCGACCAGCTTGAGGCTTTGCAAAACTCTAATCGTAAAAACGACGATGGCACCATCGATCTGGCTATATTAACCGACGGCTTAAAGGCCGAACGCGAGCAGGGCATTACCATTGATGTTGCCTATAAATACTTCCAGACCGAAAAACGTAAGTTTATTATTGCCGATACCCCGGGTCATATTCAATATACCCGTAATATGGTTACCGGAGCATCAAATGCCGACCTGGCTATTATATTGATAGATGCCCGTAAAGGGGTTATTGAACAAACCATTCGCCATTCGTACCTGGTATCGTTATTGGGGTTGCCGCATGTGGTAGTTGCTGTTAACAAAATGGATATGGTTGATTACGATGAGGAAGTTTTTAACAATATTGTTAAAAATTACCGCGCCATGGCTGCCAAACTTAACCTTGGCGAAATAACTTACATACCCGTTAGCGCCTTAAAAGGTGATAACATTGTTTACAAAAGCGACCGTATAACATGGTACGCCGGCAAAAGCCTGCTTAACCATTTAGAAACCGTAAAAATTGCCGTTGACGACAGCACCGACCATGCCCGGATGCCCGTACAATGGGTGATTAGGCCACAAACCGACGAACTGCACGATTATCGCGGATACGCTGGTCGGGTATTAAGCGGGTCGTTTCGTGTAAACGATAAAGTTACCGTGCTGCCATCTGGCTTTAGCTCAACCATTAGCCTTATCGAAATATTTGATAAGCAGCCCCAGGAGGCTACCGCAGGCCAAAGCGTAACCCTGCATTTAACAGATGAAATTGACATTAGCCGCGGCGATATATTGGTTAATGCCGCCTACCAGCCAAAAGTTGCACAACTGATACAGGCCGATGTTTGCTGGATGGATACCAAACCTATTGACCAAAGCCTTACCTACCTGGTGCAGCACAACAGTAAAATAACGCGCTGCAAAATAGCCGAGATTTTATATAAGGTTAATATTAACACTTTAGAAAAAGTGGAAACCGATGTTTTTAATCTTAACGACATAGGCTCTATCATTATAAAAACTGCCGAGCCCCTGGCCTTTGATGCCTACCAGGACAATAAAGCAAACGGTGGTGCCATAATTATTGATAGCCGCACCAACTTAACCGTGGGCGCATTAATGTTTAGAGCCATAGCCGATTAA
- the cysD gene encoding sulfate adenylyltransferase subunit CysD — MSRNKLDYLDDLEAEAIYILREVAGQFEKPALMFSGGKDSITLVRLAEKAFRPGKFPFPLVHIDTGHNFPETITYRDEMIARIGEKLIVGHVQDSIDQGKVIEQKGKNASRNALQTVTLLDTIAEHKFDACIGGARRDEEKARAKERIFSVRDEFGQWDPKRQRPELWNIYNGKIHKGENVRVFPISNWTELDVWNYIRRENIALPSIYFAHERDVITRNGQLMAAAEALNMDADDIISRKNVRFRTVGDMTCTAAVESYAFEIDDIINEISESKISERGARLDDKVSEAAMEDRKKGGYF, encoded by the coding sequence ATGAGTAGAAACAAACTGGATTATTTAGACGATCTGGAAGCTGAGGCGATATATATTTTACGCGAGGTAGCCGGGCAATTTGAAAAGCCTGCCCTGATGTTTTCGGGCGGTAAAGATTCTATTACGCTGGTGCGTTTGGCCGAGAAAGCTTTTCGGCCGGGTAAATTTCCTTTTCCGCTGGTTCATATTGATACCGGACATAATTTCCCTGAAACCATTACCTATCGCGACGAGATGATTGCCCGCATTGGCGAAAAGCTGATAGTTGGCCACGTGCAGGACTCGATAGACCAGGGTAAAGTTATTGAGCAAAAAGGCAAAAATGCCAGCAGGAATGCCTTACAAACCGTTACTTTGCTTGATACCATTGCCGAACATAAATTTGATGCCTGCATAGGTGGTGCCCGCCGCGATGAAGAGAAAGCCAGAGCCAAAGAGCGTATATTTTCGGTACGCGACGAATTTGGCCAATGGGACCCAAAGCGCCAGCGCCCCGAGTTATGGAACATTTACAACGGCAAGATACATAAAGGCGAAAATGTTCGTGTTTTCCCGATAAGCAACTGGACGGAATTGGATGTATGGAACTACATACGTCGCGAAAACATTGCGCTACCATCAATTTATTTTGCACATGAGCGCGACGTGATAACCCGTAACGGGCAGCTAATGGCCGCTGCCGAAGCTTTGAACATGGATGCCGATGATATTATTTCGCGCAAAAATGTACGCTTCCGCACTGTTGGCGACATGACCTGCACTGCAGCGGTAGAATCGTATGCGTTTGAAATTGACGATATTATTAACGAGATAAGCGAATCGAAAATAAGTGAACGCGGTGCCCGTTTGGATGATAAGGTGAGCGAAGCCGCTATGGAAGACAGGAAAAAGGGCGGTTACTTTTGA
- a CDS encoding phosphoadenylyl-sulfate reductase has product MSKAVHNINEITRGLTPVEALSKLATLFAGKIIFSTSFGWEDQVISHIIFANKLPIKVFTLETGRLFPETYYVWNRTLEMYDANIHAYYPQAATVEKMVSTKGPSSFYESVENRKECCGIRKIEPLKRALAGNDVWITGIRADQSANREEMHNVEWDEGNQLVKFHPIFDWTLQEVKQYIKNNNVPYNPLHDKGFPSIGCAPCTRAVQPGEDFRAGRWWWEDQSKKECGLHATEAHEETFFEEGSN; this is encoded by the coding sequence ATGAGCAAAGCCGTACATAATATAAACGAGATAACTAGAGGGCTAACACCAGTTGAAGCGTTGAGCAAATTAGCTACCTTGTTTGCAGGTAAAATTATATTTTCTACCAGCTTTGGCTGGGAAGACCAGGTGATAAGCCACATTATATTTGCTAACAAGCTGCCTATTAAAGTTTTTACCTTAGAAACCGGCCGCCTGTTTCCCGAAACTTATTATGTATGGAACCGTACACTGGAAATGTATGATGCCAATATACATGCGTATTACCCGCAGGCTGCCACTGTAGAAAAAATGGTAAGCACCAAAGGCCCGAGCAGTTTTTACGAATCGGTTGAAAACCGTAAAGAATGTTGCGGCATACGTAAAATTGAGCCTTTAAAACGAGCTTTGGCCGGAAACGATGTGTGGATAACCGGCATCAGGGCCGATCAATCTGCCAATCGCGAAGAGATGCACAATGTTGAATGGGACGAAGGCAACCAACTGGTTAAATTTCATCCTATATTTGACTGGACTTTGCAAGAAGTAAAACAATACATAAAAAACAATAACGTACCATACAATCCTTTACACGATAAGGGTTTCCCCAGCATTGGCTGCGCACCCTGTACGCGTGCCGTGCAACCGGGCGAAGATTTTAGAGCTGGAAGATGGTGGTGGGAAGATCAATCAAAAAAAGAATGCGGCTTGCATGCAACTGAGGCACACGAAGAAACTTTTTTTGAAGAAGGTAGTAATTAG